In a single window of the Harpia harpyja isolate bHarHar1 chromosome 3, bHarHar1 primary haplotype, whole genome shotgun sequence genome:
- the LYRM2 gene encoding LYR motif-containing protein 2: MAASRLPPGALSLKQFLRRQQVLRLYRQILRAIRDVPAEADRHYLKDWAREEFRRNKDATEEDAIRMMITQGNMQLQELQRTLKLAKS, translated from the exons ATGGCCGCCAGCCGCCTCCCGCCGGGCGCCCTCAGCCTGAAGCAG ttCCTGAGGCGACAGCAGGTTCTTCGCTTATACAGGCAGATCCTGCGGGCTATTCGCGACGTCCCTGCTGAAGCCGATCGCCACTATTTAAAGGACTGGGCCAGGGAGGAATTCAGGAGGAATAAAGATGCGACAGAAGAG GATGCAATCAGGATGATGATTACTCAAGGCAACATGCAACTTCAGGAACTTCAAAGAACACTTAAGCTGGCAAAATCCTGA